The Paenibacillus sp. FSL W8-0426 region CGGAACCGCGGAACCGTCGACGCCAAACCCGCAGAACTGGTCGATGTGGTGCCGACGCTCATGGAGGCAGCCGGGCTTGAACCGAACCCGATGCTTCCCGGCGTCGATTTGCTGGGCGGGCTGCGGCATCGCGGCACGTTTTGCGAGTTCCACGGCAAAGGCGTAACCGCGCCTCATTCGGCACCCGCGTATATGTGGCGGACAGGGGAATGGAAGCTCATTTTGTATATCGAAGGCTCCGTCGCGCAGGCAGCTTCCCGGGTTCATGAAACCAAAGGAGAGCTGTATCACTTGCTCACAGACCCCAATGAGTGGGACAACCTGTATGAGCGCGAAGAGCACGCGCGGATCAGGGAGCAGCTGAAGACCGAACTGTTGATGCATCTCGCGGTCAGCTGGGCCAAAGGGCCGTTTTTCTACGATCGCGGCAGACTGAAACCGTTGAGGTAGATTGCCTGCGACGGACGTGCCCGTGGTTACACCTTGTATTGGACCTTTAGGCGTGGATGCGCGTGTCGCTTCACATGAATTACTCTGTTGACCGGGTAACCGGAGGCAAAGCCGTTGGCTGCCAGAATGCTTGCAGGACGAAATTCGATGCGGGCAGGGCGGAAGTCGGACTTTGCCTCTTTTTTTATACCAAAGATTAATCACGATGGAGGCGAGTTTGCGATGAAGATGTGGAAAACGGCGAAGAGGGAAGAAGCGAAGAACAGCCCAGGCGGAGAAAACGGGCCGAGCACAGTGCATGCAGCAGGCAAAACAGACAAGGGGCGCAGAACGGCCCGCGGAAGCAAACGGATGTTGATGCTGCTGCTCAGCGGCGTCATTGGCGCGTACCCGTTGGCAGGAAGCTTGGGATGGGAGCCATATGCCCATGCGGAAACAACGTCTGCGCCCCGTTTGGTGGAACAGCTCGGGCGAGGGTTGACCGCCGTTTATTTGGGAGAGGGAAAAGTTTACCTGAGCTGGCGTTTGCTCGGTACCGAATCGCAGCAAACCACATTTGACATTTACCGCAGAAGGGGCTCGGAAGAAGTGAAGCTGAATGACGCGCCGCTTGCCCAAGGCACGAATTTTACGGACACGGGAGTAGACGTTACGCAGAGCCACGGTTACGTGGTGAAATCCGTTGTGAATGGACAGCTGCAGGATATTAGCGAGGAGACGGTTATCGCTGCGCAACCGGAGGTTCGCAGCTTCTTCAGCATTCCGCTCGAGCCGATGACCTCCAATCCGTCCGACTATTTCGTGCAGCATGGCTGGCCTGGCGATCTGGACGGAGATGGGGAGTATGAATTCGTGGTGACCCGCATCCCGGTCAATGGGGGCAACAAATATGTCGAAGCGTACAGTCTGACCGAAGGGTTTCTCTGGCGCATCGATCTGGGGCCTTACAGCGTCACCGCGATCGATACGTATAACGCTCCGCCCGCATCCGTTAGCGAGTTCAGTGTTCCGGGCCTGGGCGGTTGGCGCGATAACGACAATGTCACCGTCTTCGACCTGGACGGCAACGGCAAAGCGGAGGTGCTGCTGCGCACGTATGAAGGCGTTGCGTTCGCGGACGGGAATGTCATACCGGCCACGCCGCAGCGTGAACAATACGTGTCGGTCGTGGACGGTCTCAGTGGAACAGAGGCTGCCCGGACGACGATCGTGAATGACTACGCCGCAGACGGTCCGCTGAGCGGGCATTTCGGCATCGCTTATTTGGACGGCGTGCATCCGAGCCTGGTGACTGCACTGAAAAATCGTGCCGCCAGCCGCGTGTTCCAGTACGTAACGTCAGCCTATGATTACAGGGACGGCGCGCTGACCGAGCGATGGAGACATGCCGGGGCAGACGGGGAGTTTTTTCATCAAATCCGCATACTGGATCTGGACGAAGACGGTCGGGACGAAATTTCCTTCGGCGGCTGGGCGCTGGATGATGACGGAAATACGTTGTACAGCCTGCCCGGCGTCGTGCACGGCGATCGGTTCCATATCACGGACATCGATCCGGACCGTCCGGGACTGGAGCAGTACGGGATACAGCAGGCGGAGAACGGCAACGTCAACCAGTTCCCCTGGTTTTATGCCGATGCGGCTACCGGGGAGCTGATCCGCACGGGCGAAGTGCCCCAGGACGTGGCACGCGGCACGGTTGCGGACATCGATCCCCGGTATAAAGGGCTTGAGTCATGGTCAAGCTCGGGCAGCATTTACAATGTAGACGGCGAAGTCATCAGTGCGGTTCAGCCTTCCACCAATTTCCGCATATGGTGGGACGGAGACGTATTGAGCGAATTGCTCGACAAAAACGTTGTGGAGAAATGGAATTGGGAATCGGAAGAGACGGCCAATCTGTTCACGGCAGAGGGCGTGCGCGTTAATTCGAGGAACGCCCCCGTGCTGTACGGCGATTTACTGGGCGACTGGCGCGAAGAAATTCTGTTCGAAGCCAGTGACAACCTGGAATTGAGATTATATACAACGACCATCCCGTCGGACGTCCGTCTGTACACGCTGCCTCATAATCCCGCATACCGTAACGGTCTCGCGGTCAAAGGATACATGCAGTCGCTGCTGACCGATTATTATCTGGGCGACGGAATGACGCCGCCGCTGTTGCCCGATATCCGCCCCGTAGCGCAATAACCCGTTTACGGGAGATCCGGCAGGAGACGGCGATTCTTCGCTCAATGATGCGTGGCACAACGGAACCCGGTAAGGGGCGGATGCGCTGTTCGCAAGCACTCCTTCAAAATGATCACGAGAAGAAAACCAGCCCTGCATGAACTGCGCCTCCATTGTTAGTCCTGTCTAACAAATGGGGGTGCAGGTCAATTGTCAAGGGCTGGTTTTGCACGTTCAATCGCTCCGCACGACATCGATTTCGAGCTGTTGCAGCGCCTGCAGCCAATCGGCCGGGCAGCATTTGTCCGTAACCACCATCGAAATACTTTCCAGTGGCGCAATGCGCGCAAAGGTCGAGCGCCCGAATTTCGTATGGTCCGCCACCAAAATCGTTTCCTCGGCCCGCTCCATCATCGTGCGGGATATTCGGGCTTCCTCCAGCAAATAGTCGGTGATGCCGTCCGTTAGCGATATGCCGCCCGCGGAGATGAACGCCTTGTTGACCTTGAACTGGTTCAGAAGCTCATGCGCGATCGGGCCGGTGGAGGCCTGAACGGCAGGCTGGATGTCTCCTCCAGCAAAAATGATTTTGCCTGCGAATTGTTCCAGCGCGCAGTTCAGGATCGGGACGGAGTTGGTGATGACGGTGACCTGGGAACGGGCTCTCAGCTCGCGCATGATCTCCAGCGTGGTCGTCCCGTTGTCCAAGAGGACGGTCTCGCCATCCTCGATCAATGCGGCCGCCGCGCGGCCGATGGCCTGTTTCTCGGCCGATTGCAGCTGTGATCGTTTCTGGAAGGGGGCTTCATTCATGCCGGCGCGAACGCGGACGGCGCCTCCGTATACTTTGCGCAGCTCGCCTTCCTTCTCCAGCCGGTCCAGATCCCGCCGAATCGTCTCGGTCGAGACCTGGAACAGCTGAGCCAGCGTTTGCACCTGAACCTTGCCTTCGATGGCCAGCCGGGTAAGAATCGTATGTTTGCGTTCCTCATAGGTTAGGGACATGATGCGGTGCCTCCTGTAGTTTACGTCGTTCTGCATTTCAATACTCGGGGGACACGGTTGTTAACGGTGTTTCAAATCGCGATGAATCCGTTCCGTATATTCCGTAATTACCTCGTCGTATGGAGGATAAGGGTAACCCTGCCGGGATGCGACCGCTTTCGCGTATTTGCGAAACAGGTCGTAGATGACGAAGAGGGATGACCACATCTCTTTATATCCGTGTTGCGAATAAGAAGACAGCAGCGCCTGCCAGTCTTCCTCCGGCAAATAGCGGTCGATGAATTTGTAGTTTTTCCCCACGCTAAAAGAATAGCCTTGTTCCGCCCCGATCTGCCAACTCATCATGCGCAGCAGATTCGGTCTGGAAATGTTGTTCATGTGATCCGCGGCAAACAGAATCTCTTTTCGTGCGAGGCCCTTGACGACATAGGTGGCGACGAACCAGAACTCGTTGCAGCAATCGTCGAAGGACCTGGCCGTAGGCGGTTTGATCCAGTAGGACTGATCGGTGGGTGCAGTTTGCTGCTGCTTCGCAGCCCGGCCGTCCTTGTCCAGCAGCACGCGAACCAGTCCGTCGCTGTCTTCGAAATAGGCTTCCGTTTCGTTCAGAGGAATGAGCGTCAAATCCAGTTTGTGCCCATCCGCCATAATCATGAGGTAGGAGAACCAGTTGCCGAGCTCGGGCGGGAACAGCTCCATATCCTCGGGCT contains the following coding sequences:
- a CDS encoding DeoR/GlpR family DNA-binding transcription regulator, yielding MSLTYEERKHTILTRLAIEGKVQVQTLAQLFQVSTETIRRDLDRLEKEGELRKVYGGAVRVRAGMNEAPFQKRSQLQSAEKQAIGRAAAALIEDGETVLLDNGTTTLEIMRELRARSQVTVITNSVPILNCALEQFAGKIIFAGGDIQPAVQASTGPIAHELLNQFKVNKAFISAGGISLTDGITDYLLEEARISRTMMERAEETILVADHTKFGRSTFARIAPLESISMVVTDKCCPADWLQALQQLEIDVVRSD
- the ant(6) gene encoding aminoglycoside 6-adenylyltransferase, whose translation is MRTDQDMLACILNAAKSDERVRLVTLEGSRTNPNIAPDPFRDFDISFFVTELDSFKSNDAWLDVFGERLMMQKPEDMELFPPELGNWFSYLMIMADGHKLDLTLIPLNETEAYFEDSDGLVRVLLDKDGRAAKQQQTAPTDQSYWIKPPTARSFDDCCNEFWFVATYVVKGLARKEILFAADHMNNISRPNLLRMMSWQIGAEQGYSFSVGKNYKFIDRYLPEEDWQALLSSYSQHGYKEMWSSLFVIYDLFRKYAKAVASRQGYPYPPYDEVITEYTERIHRDLKHR